CCGGCGGAGATCATCGCCGAAACTCGCATCGCGCGCGAACATGCGGGTCTTGGTGAGGCCGTTGGCGATCGCCCACCAGGATGCTGTCTCACCCTTCTTCGGCTTGTGTGCCTTCCAGACTTCCTTCTGCTCGTCGAGTGACGCTGCGGAAATCGGGCGAAGCTGCTGCTCGCTCGGCATGTCGCCCTTGGCCATGTGATCTAGCATCGCAGGCAGCACACTGGCGAGCAGACGAAGCTTGCGGATCTGTCTGACCGGCAGGGCCAGCGCAATCGCAATAGCTTCCTCGGTCCAGCCGAGAGCAACGAGGCGCTCGATGCCGCGCCATTGATCGACGGGGTTGAGCGGTTCGCGCGCGATGTTTTCGATCATCGAACGCATCGCGCCATTATCGTTGGCCGCCTCGACGACGATAACATCGATTTCCTCGATGCCGGCGGCGATGGCCATGCGGGTGCGCCGGTGACCGGCTTCGATGACATAGCCGTTGCCGCCGGCTTCGGCGAAAATGACGGGCGGCTGGATGACGCCGACGGCCTTGATGGTCGCAAGCAGCAGCGCGTCGGCCTGGGGCGTCGACTGCGACTGGCGCGTATTGTCGGGATTGTCCTTCAGCGCACGCGGATCGACCTTCATGAGTTGCATGGGAGTGTTCCTTTCCGGGGATGCGGACGCGGCCTCCTGCCGGTCCTTCCTGTCTTCATTTTTTCCTGAAGACATCTCCCGGAGCGCAAAGCGGCCTGACCGGCGCAACTGCGGGCGAGCTGCCCTGCCGCGAAGGACAAGCGGGGCTAACAGCCTTGCGAAGTACGAGTGGCCGGGCTGCGTAGGCCGCGGTTGAGCGCCAGCGGCGACGGGAGGACCGATCTGCGACCGGTTTTTCTTTCACCCTCTTTCCTGTTTTTTCAGACGGGCGATCCCATGCGAAGGTCAGAATTCGGGTTGAGCGGGAACAAAAAAATGGGCCGTCGGAAGAACCGAGGCCCATGAAGTGTGAAGGTTATTTAACCTCCAGAGGGGAACAGCCGTTGCGGCGGCACTGGGAGGAGACCGCCATGTGCATCAGCTGTGTGCACTATGATGATATTTTGATCAGATGGAAAACATTTATTGTGCAATGCACCTATGCACATGCTGCACTGCTTCCAAAATCAGGCTGACTCCCTGGCAGAGGCCCCTGCCTCGCGCGCCTCGGCCGCGAGTTCCGCCTCAACCTCCCGGAGCTGGCGACGCTTTTCGGCCAGCTCACTCGCGAAGGTAAAATCGCCACCCTGACGGGACTGGTAGGAAGCAAGACGCCGGCGCGCTTCCTCCAGCCGCTGGCGATAGCGTTCCCGCTCCCCGTCGAAATCATCCAGCGCATGCTCGAGGCGGAAGACGGCGCCGATCGGCGTCACCGTGACGGCGAGATCGATCTCGTAGTCCGCGCCCGTGCGCTGAAGCATGGTGGTGTAGCGATAACCGTCAGACTTGCCGAAGCGCTCGCCATCGTAGACGAGATCGAAGCCACCAATGGAGGCGACGACGATCTCGCTCTCCTGTTGAAGCTGGACGAGGGTGAGGATTTCCTTCATCAGCGCGCGGCCGGCTTCCTTTCGCTCGTCGTATGAAACGCCTGTGACGGTCATCGTAAAGGCATCTCCCGCAGTCGGAACCAGCCGCGCGATGTCCTTGCCGATCTCGCCGATCCGCCGGAGCGATACCTCGATGTCGCGTTCGGCGTCCCGGACCTGGCGGCGCACCGCGAACAGGTCGTCATCATGGGCGGCGCGCAGCCGTTCGAGCCGAGCGATATCGGCTTCGAGCCCGGCCTTCTGCATCAGGCGCTCGTCGCCCGAGGCAATCGCCTTGGCCATGGCAAACTGGTTGGCCTGGCCCTCCCCAAGGTCGTCCAACCTGCGGATCGAGATGTCGCCGGAAAGGGCGGCGGCGATGAAGCGAGCCTTGCGCTCGTTGTTCTGCCACATCGCAGCATCAAGTGACCCTCGCGTGGCGTAGGCGAAGACGTCGACGACATCGTGCTGATTGCCCTGGCGTACGATCCTGCCCTCGCGCTGCTCGATCTGCGATGGGAGCCACGGCACGTCGAGGTGATGCAGCGCCTTCAACCTGAGCTGGGCGTTGACGCCAGTGCCCATGGTCTCAGACGAGCCGATCAGGAAGCGAACCTTGCCCGAACGGACGTCACCGAACAGTCGCTGCTTGGCCTCGGTCTTCTTGAAGTCCTGCATAAAGGCGATTTCCGACGCGGGCACGCCTAGGCGGATCAGTTCGTCACGAATCCAGCGGTAAGCGGAGAAGCCGCGCGTCTTCTCGACATTGATGGTGCCGAGATCGGAGAAGATCATCTGCGCCGCGCCTGGAAGTTCATAGGGCTTGCCGTCCGGACGAAGATAGGTGTTTTCGCTCGTTTCCGTCCAGATGCGAAAGGCGTTCTCGATGAGGAGATTGAGCTTGTTGTCCGGCTCGTCGTCGTTTGCCGGAATGACCAGGCGCAGGTCGATCGCCGCGTGTCGGCCGTCGGTGATGACGGACAGCAGGATATCGTCGCCGGGCTGCGCTGGCCCCTCTCGCATCTCAATCGCCTTGATGCGGCTGTCGAGGATCTGCTGATAGAGTTTGAAGGCCGGCGTCGGTTGCGCCGTCAGGATCTGCCGCCGTCCGGTCGAGACGTCCGGAACCTTGACATATTGCTTCAGGTCCTCCGGCATCACGACGTCGGCGAACGAGCGGAACATCGCGATCAGCTCCGGCACGTTGACGAAGCTCGCGAACCGGCTCACCGGCTTGTATTTGCCCGACGGCTGGATTTCGAGTTCGGTCGTCGTGTCGCCGAAGGTCGAGGCCCAGGCGTCGAATTCGTGAAGCCCGCGTTCGCGCAGCGCCTCGTGGCCGAGCAGGCGCTGGATCGAGAACATCTCACCGAGAGTGTTGGTGATTGGCGTGCCGGAGGCCAGCACGAGCGCGCGGCCGGGATTCTTGGTCTCGATATAGCGGGACTTGATATAAAGGTCCCAGGCCCGCTGCGATCCGTTCGGGTCGATGCCTTTCAGTGTCGACATATTGGTCGCAAAAGAGAGTTTGCGGAATTCCTGCGCCTCGTCGACAATGATCTGATCGACGCCAATTTCCGAGATCGTGAGAAAGTCGTCCTTGCGGGTTGAGAGCGCTTCCAACCGCTCTTGCAAGCCTTCCTTCAGGCGCTCGAGCCGCTTGCGCGACACCCGATCCTCGCTGTCCACCTTGGTCAAAAGCTCCTCGTAGAGCTCCAACTCTTCTTGGATCATGTGGCTTTCGAACGCCGACGGCACGGCGATGAACCTGAAGGCCGAATGGGTGATGATAACAGCATCCCAGTTGGCCGTGGCGGCTCGCGACAGGAAACGTGCCCGCTTGTCTTTGGTGAAGTTGGTTTCGTCGGCGACGAGGATACGAGCGTTCGGATACAGCGCCAGGAACTCGCGCGCCGCCTGTGCGAGGCAATGGCTTGGCACGACCAGCATCGCCTTGGCGATTAGGCCGAGCCGGCGCTGGTCCATGATCGCGGCTGCCATCGTCATCGTCTTGCCGGCGCCGACAGCATGGGCGAGATAGGTCGAGCCGGAGGAGATGATCCTCCAGATTCCACGCTTCTGGTGCCCATACAAAACAAAGGCGCCGGAGGCGCCGGGAAGCTTTAGATGGGAGCCGTCGAATTTTCGAGGCGCGAGGTTGTTGAAGCGGTCATTATAGACCCGCGCAAGCCGGTCGGTGCGGTCTGGGTCAGTCCAGACCCAGTTCTGAAAAGCCTCCTTGATCTTTTGCAGCTTGTCGCGCACTGCTTCCGTGTCGACGACATTCAGAACGCGGCGTTCACCGCCAACATCCTTGAACACGTCGAAGATCTGCGAAATCCGGCTGTTCAGCGCGTCGGCCAGCAGTTCGCCCGCATGACGGCGGCTTGTGCCCCATTCGGAGGTGCCGCCGGCGCTATAGGCAAACTGGCGTGCCTCGACGGTCCATGACCCGAGTTCCGGCATATGGTGAATCCTGATGTCCACATCCATCGTTTGCTTGACGAAGGCGACGACATCGGCAGCCGGAATCCAGGGTGCGCCGAGACGGGCGGTGATATCCGACGGTCGGAGGTCGGCAGGCTGGACGTCCTGCAGCGCTCGGACATTGCGCTCAAACGCCGGATCGAGCGCAGCCGCCGCTTCGGCGACCGTGAGCTTCGTGCGGACCGGGCCGGAGAGATAGGCGTCGGAGGTCTGCCAGGAGCCATCCGCGGGATCGCGGAAGATGGCGTCACCGAGTTCGTCGATCACAGCATCCGGATCACGGTGCAGCAGCTCGGCAATATGCTCGGGATCGACGCAGCCACGCTCGTTGAGAACGACGGCGAGCGCGTCGGCAGCCGAAGTTATGACCGGCGGCGCGGGAGGAGAAATCACCCGCTCGGTGAAGATCGGACCAGGCTTCGCCGTATCGGTTTCGAGGTCGTAGTCCTCGATCGAGGCCACCAGCCAGCAATCGGGATCGTCCAGGAACGGCTGGAGATTCGGCCGACGATGGGTTTCGCGGACCTCGCCGCTTTCCTCGTCCTCAGAGATCGAGACCGTTGTGTGGTTGATCGGCCCGAAGTCGCGGATGAAACTCGACCAGGCGATACGCAGCCGAACCTGCAGATCGCGCCACGGCTGGTCGCGTTCCTGCGCTTTCAGCACCTCGCGGACGGCGTCGCGGATCGGAATCAGCTTCTTGATGATCCGGACATGTTTTTCGGACAGGCCTTCGCCTGACCTGCCTTTTCGCACCGAAACCGCGAGCGGGGCTCCGTCGATCATTTGCATGAGACCGTGGCGGTTATTGAGGAAGAAGCTGCCCTCGCGGACCTTGTCGTTGGCGGGGCGGAGGTCGACGATCTCGCCCAACTCCTCTTCCAGATCAATGTCGACCGACGTCGGCTCGCCGTCATACCGATCCTCAGGGAGAAGAGCGATCACGGCCTTCATTGCCGTTTGCAGGTCTTCACCGGCGCGTGGCCGGCATGTATAGGTCTCGCCGAACGGGCCAGACGTTGAGGCGTGCTCGCCGAGCACGAAATCCGGGTGCCGCGCGAACCAGCGGTTTACGCGGATCGCCCCCTCGTCGGATGTCGCAGGACGAACCTCTTCGAGTTCGAGCCATGACAGATCACCCTCCGGCTCGCCGGCCTTGCGCTTGCGAAAAAACAGGATGTCCACGACCACATCCGTGCCAGCGTCGCGGCGGAAGCTGCCCTCGGGGAGGCGGGCCGCTGCGATCAGATCGGCAGACCTGGCGATATGCTCTCGCGCTGTGCTGTCCACCTTGTCCATCGTGCCGCTGCTTGTCACGAACGCGGCGAGTGCACCGGGCTTCAAGAGATCGATCGACCGGGCAATGAAGTAGTCGTGCAGCCGCAGACCGAGCGGACGGTACTGCCGGTCCGACCGAACTGTTCGATCGGAGAAGGGCGGATTGCCGATCGCGAGATCATAGATCGCGTTGAGATCGGTGCGCGCGAAGTCGGCGTTGATGATGCGTGCCTTCGGCTGAAGAAGCCGGACAATGCGCGCTGTTACCGGATCGAGTTCGACCCCGGTGACATAGCTTGTGTCACGGAGCGCCGTTGGCATCAGCGCCGGAAAAAGGCCCGTGCCGATTCCCGGCTCCAGCACGCGGCCCCCGCGCCATCCGAGCCGCCGCAAGCCCGCCCAGATCGAGCGGACGATGAACTCGGGAGTGAAGTGAGCATATTGGATGCCACGCGCGAGCGAAGCATAATCGGCGTCGGTGACGGCGCTTTCCAGCGAACTGCCGAGGTCACCCCAGCCTTCCTGGAAATCGACGTCGCCTGGACGCCGGAACATGCCGTTTGCGAGTTCCGATGCGCCAAAACCGGTAAAGCGGATCAGTTTTGCCTGTTCGTCACTGGTGGCGGGTCGATCCTGCTTTTCGATTTCGTTGGCGGTCAGGATGGCCACAAGGTTCGCCTTCGCCCTTTGCTTCCAGTCGATCGCAAGTCCACGATCGCCATTGTCGAGATAGAAGTTACCCCGCAGGCCGTGTGTCCGCGGCGCCGGCTGCTTCGCAACTGGTGGAGGCAATGCCGGCGCAGGGGAGGGCGGCGGCGGATCGGGATCGTCGTCGTTGGCGGCGAAACCGCCAAACGCGGTGACGCCCAAGCCAAGGCCGGACGACAACGCGCTGCTTACAAACATATCGAGGGTGAAGGGATCGTTGGACATTGAAGACTCCTTTTCGAGGATATGCGCCATCGCCCGCAGGACAGGTCCCGCGGGCGATGGCGGATGAATGAGGTGAGGAATTTGGATCTGGTTCGTCCGGCTGCAGCGATCGCCAGCTACGAGCGCGTGACTACGGAGAACTGCATGGTTTCCGACGTAAACTGCGCCCGCAGATGCGTGGGTTCCGGGGTTGTGGAAAGCATGGCTTCCAGGCTCGCGCCGGCGATGAAGACTATCCCGTCGTCTCCCTCGAAATACCGACGCTTGTAATGCCAGCAGTCCGGATCGGTCTGCGGATCGCACTCAGCGTCCTTTGACCTTCTGCCGGTTTGCCATTGGACAGCAGATAGACGCCTTCGTCGCCGACGATCCACAGACCTGGCCGTTCGACCCGGGAGTAGACCATAGTGGGGGTTGCGGAAGCCGCCATTGGCTTCCGCGTCGGTACGTCCGTGCACGATCACCGCACTGACCTCGACCACGCTGAAAGTGAACATGGCCTCCCCCTCACGCGGCGATCTGGGAGGGAAGGTGGCGAAGATGCACCGGCAGCTTCGCAGCAGTCTCCCCGTCCGTGAGTTCGTCGAGCAGCTTCAGCAAGGTGCCTTCGTTGCCGCCATAGAGTATGACGGTGCGCTTGCCGCGAGCGGACTGCGGCCACTCGTCTCCGGCATAGCCGCGGTAATCGCCGGCAGTGATGCTCCAGATATGCTCGAGCCGCTCTTGCCGCGTCATCGCCCGGACCGCTCGGCTTTCGCGCTCGATGATGGCGACGCGCATCGTTTCGACGGATGCCTTACCGGAAAGATCGCAGTAGCCATGGAAATATCGGATGGACGCCTCGATCCTGAGCGCGAAGAATACTGATGTCACCGAGCCAGTCATGAACTCGCGCATCGCAAACGTGGATCCTCGGATCCACAATGGTGGAAGGACCTCGAACATGTAGTCATGTTCGGTCTCGCCGATCTCGAACCATTCGCCCGAGTAGAACGGCGCGGCATCACCATCCCAACGCTTTGGGCGCTCCGCGTGGCGGTCAAACATGCGGAACATCTGTTGGCGGCTTGCGACGCCCTGGAAAACCTTGGTGGTTGCGGGAGAGGGGATCATCTGCGGCTCCTTGCGCGTTTTCGGACCGAAGTGCGGCGCCGTCCTATCGACCTCGCCATCCCCTTCAGTCCTTCATGACCCCTTGCCTGGCGCCGGCATCGCGACTGGCTGGGTCAAGGGCCGGCTCAGCCGGGCGAAGCCTCCCTTGACGCGGGCGGTGCGAATGCGGCACGCTTCCTGCCTTTCTTTCCCCCTTTTCTTTCTCCCTGACCTTCAGGGTTTCGTTCCAGTCCTCCTCGGCCGGGCGCAACCGGGTCCACTCGCAACCGGCATCCTCGGCAAGCGACCGCAATCGCGTGGCAAACAGATCCCCTTGTGCATTGGCGTCCGTCGCAGCGACCAGCCGGGCGTCCGGTCGGGAGGCCAATTCCCGCAGCGCGGCTTGCGTGGCCGGCGACCACCCGCCGCCGGTGCTGAGATAAAGCGTGCCGTCATGCAACCCTTCGATTGCCGCAAGGCTCATGGCATCGATCGCAGCTTCCGTGACGGCCAGGCGCAACGCAGTATCCAACCCTAGACGGAAGAGAACCTTCGCTCCTCCAGAGGCGAAGCCACGGTATTGCGGTCCGCGCGCCTCCCATCCGGTCACCACGCCGGCATTATCCGTATGCGCTGCCCATATGCTGCCACGCGGGCCTTCCCGAAGAAGCCCCGCTTTGATCGCCTCACAGAGTATAGGTGGTGGCAGCCGGCGCTCGCCGTTGAGGTAGCGCCACGTCGATGAACCGGGCCATGGGCTGCGGCGCGCTTGCCAGCGCTCGACAAGAGAGAGGTTGCATCCTCTATCGCGGCTCGCAGGCTGCCACTCCGGTTCCGTGATCTCGAAACCAACGAGATCCGCAACCCTATCGGCGCCTTCGAGAAAACCGACATGATCGAGATGCTCGACAAGCCCGAAGACATCGCCTTTCGCATCGCTGAGCGGATCAAACCATCCGCGCCCCTCATGCGCGACGATGACGATTTCACCACCACGGCGAAACTTGACTGCCCGCCGGGTGCTTTCCTTGATGTCGATGGCGAACCTCGCCTGTTCAAGAACGGCCGCGCAGCTCACCTGCTCACGCAGCTCCTCTATCTCTCTTCTTTTCATTTTGCTCCCGATCGCACTGCGATCGGCCTCCATTGCCTTTCCTTGCCCGTCGCTTCGTGGGCACCGTTCGGCCCACCGCGAAGAGCAAAGACTGCAAGGGCGCGGCTGGCAATTGTCGGATCATGCAATGCACGGCCGCGGCGAAGCCTCCCTTGCGGCCTGCTGCTCGCAAGCGGCACGCCAAAGGCCGGCTCGATGCGCCGGCCAGGGGAAAAATTCATGAGCGATCTCAAGGTCGTCGTCGGCATCGATCTCGTCAGAGGGAAAGACGCTGTATTCACCCTCGACTTCAAGGACGGTGACCGGACCATCAGGTCATGGGAGCTGGAAGGCGCGGGACTGTGCGAGGAAATGATCGAGCGAGTTTAGAAGGGCTCCAGTGGGAGCGGGCCAATTCCCGCTCGATGGCTCCTCAAAGGCTCGGGACGGGCGCGATCACCGCGCCGCGGAGCGGCAGCGGCCGCAGCTTGCGAGCGGACCTTTCAGCGTGTTGTTCGTGGAATCCGGAACTCGGCAAGGACCCATCACAACCGCGCGGATTGGCTTGCTTTCGTGGTCACCTCGGTTCGGCTGCGTTCCGCCGAACGCAGGAGCCATTCTCTCCGTGTTTTCAAACCGATGGCGCGATCTTGCTGCGGGCCTGACGTTGCCAGAACGATGCATTTGCAGGCAGCATGCAAGGCGAGGTGAAAGCGTCCGGCGCCCGCAACCACACTGCGATCAGCCTGATCGCGCAAGCTTCACTTTCTCAAGCGCCTGTTCCACTGATTCGGCGTTGAGCGATTTAACCGCACGCTCCACGCACGCCTGAATTTCAGCGGTATCCTTTCCCTCGATCAACGCGATATCAGCCACAGTCCAGCCTCTCGATATCCAATGGAGACAGGTTCGTTCAAACGGCGAGAGCATTGCTATCTTCATGGGGCGCTGGTTCCACTCAGCTAAAGCCCAGCAGGTTTGCGGAAAACATCGACCTTACCATTGGAGAACCTGTGCAAATTTGATCCGAAATCGCCATGACCGCTTGCCTCAACTTCAACTCAAACTCGGGAGTCAACACCACGAGATCTGCGTCGTCTTCAGGTACAAGCCGACCTTTGTGCTCAGCATGCTCATAGCCTTTGCGGGTTCCGCAAGCGGAGGCTTATTCGTCAGAGCGATCGAGGCTGCGATGACGCGCGTGGCTGCCTCGGCAAGGCAGCGCCGCGACCAAAGCTGAGCTCGATATCGTAGATTGAGGGGAGTGACCCTCGAATCGAAGCGGCGGGCAATTTCGCCCTCAGCTCGATGGACTATTTCAGGGACATAGTCGGACAAGCCGCACGCGACTGTGACGACGACTTCGGAGTCCTCGGCGCGCAAAGCCGCACCGGTGGCAGCGAAGTCTTTCGCTAAGCGATCGAGCAATCTGGCCGCAGCTTCTGGAATTTCGTCGATCTCACGGCGCATGTTCGTTTGCACGGTGGCCTGCATGATAGGATCCTGTCTTGTAAGAGAGCGGTCAGTTTCGAGAAAGGTGAGCTCGCTGACAAAACCTTCGGCATCGCCTCGAAAAAGTGAGCGGGTGAATTCGATTGCACGGCCCGAAGCAAGATAGGCGACGCGCTTTGTCAAAAGACCAGCCGTTCCAATCGCGACGCCAAGCAAGGTGGCGTCCGGACCTTCGATGTTGGATGCGAAAGTGCGCTGGATCGCACGAACGGGTCTGAAGTTTGCGTCCGCGAGTGTGTTGCAGATAGAAGAGGTAACGGCACGAGCGTGGGGCAGGAACTCCGAGGAAATGCATGTGCGTTCGATCGCAAGCGGCTGGCCCGCCGAGCTCCGCAAGTGGGTGATGCGCACGACGTGACTGTCGCCTGACAAGCCGAGTGTCATCATCTCCTCTGGTGCGGGATGAGACGTGCTGCGCCCGATGCACTCGACTTTCGTGTCCGATCCACGCCAGGAAATGTCACCCGTCAAAGAGTTAGCGCATAACGGAGGCCGATCTGCGCGCACCGCCGATCCGGCAACGAAGGTTCCTGAGCCGCGCCGGCGGACCAGAAAGCCGTCTTGGACGAGATGGTCGATTGCTTTGCGGACCGTTACACGGCTAACGCGGACATGTTCAGCGAGGTCTCGTTCGGGATAAAGAACGTCGCCCTCTTTGAGTTTACCCGACAGGATCGCCTTTTCAAGCGCCAGGCGAAGTCTATGGTAGAGCGGGCCGGCGCCCTTGATGTCTATGCCCCATCCTGGAAGCATGGCCGCAAGCCTGTCGCTCATTCGATCGCTTTCAGATGCCCGAAGCGCGACACAGCCAGGGCCACGGCCCCGCTCAGTGCATCGCCTTCGGGCGTTACCAATAGACTTTGATGCCGTGCAGCGATCCAGGACGAATACAGCGGCCCCAATCCCCCGAGCAGGCAAATCTTCTGCGTTCCTCGCGCGACTAGACGATCAAGTGCTTCGTCAACTGAAACAGCAGCTTCTTGCAACAGGCGCGCGGCGACGGCATCGCCCTGTTTCATGTGCTCGAATACGCGCGGCGCATAGCGGCCGAAGGCGCCGGGCTTTGCCTGCCGCGCAAACTCGACGATATTGCGTGGGTCATTTTTGAATTCGGCAAGGACGGAGGCGGTCATCGCGGACATGTCGTGAATGCCGTCATATGCGAGCAGCGTTTCTTGCAAAAGCGCATGTCCAATACGAGCGCCGCTGCCGAGGTCGCCCACAGTAAAGCCCCATCCGCCGACGTAGGTCACCGTTTCGCAGTGGCGGGAAATGTAGATCGTGCCTGTTCCTAAAATGGCGACGGCTCCGTCTTTATCACCAAGCGCGCCTTGTAGCGCGATCAGCCCGTCTGACTCGATGTCCGCCTGGGCGAAGGGTAGCCTGTTTTTCACGTAGTGAACGGCCTCGCCGACATTATTGCCCGCGACCCCAAGTACTGCACGCGCCGAGGCGATGCTACGCGCATTGATGCCAGCTGCGTAGAAAGCCGCGTGGGTCGCACTGGCAATGTTGTCGAGGGCCGTATCCGGATCGGAGAGAATGTTGGCTGGCCCGGCTTGAGCCCGCGCAAGGATACTCCCGTTCGCACCGGCGACTGCAGCACGGCAGCTGGTGCCACCGCCGTCGATTCCGATTAGGTAGACAGTCATCCGCGCTTTCCTTCAGGAGGTCATCTGACACAGCGTCGATCGCCTTCGGGCCGCACCAGCTGCGCGCATCTTGTTCGTACGTACGTCGCACAAACATACCGGATTGTCAACTGGAAACCGGCTAGAGAGAGTATGGGCGACCCAGCTGAAGGAACCCGTAATGCCTTTCGACCTGAATCCTTTCCCCGTCGCGAGTAACCGGCATGCAATTTGGGAAATGCTCGTGCGCAAAGACGTCGGCGGCTTCGTCGCCCAGGATTGGAAGATCTTTGCTCCGTCGTTCAAGTTTGAAGGATTGTGCGGGACGGCCTCGTGTCGAGGCAGGCGCTATCCAAAAACAGCCATGGCACCGAAACTTTGATCTGGATCAACTCGCGGTCCCGGCGAAATTGGTAATCATCAAGCCGCGCCGGAAGAAATCGGGATAGCCGAACCCGCAATCGCGGCGTAATCGTCTGGGGTATGCCCAGCATGCGCAGCCACATCATGGCACACGCGGATTTTGAAGGGATCAGGAAATGGACGTTGCACGCAGTAAGGTTTCCGACGCCGGCGCTCCCGTCGCTTGCGCTTCCTGCCAAGCGCGGCACGGCGTCGTCTGCGGCGCGCTGTGGAGCGGCCAACTCCGAGAGCTCGGCCGCCAGTCGCTGCGCCGCACGGTCGATGCTGGCTGCGAGATAATCGCTCAAGGGTCGGAAAGCTCTTTCTATTCGAACATCATGCGCGGGGTAGTAAAGCTCTGCAAGGTGATGCCGGACGGGCGCCAGCAGATCGTCGGCCTGCAATTCGCCCCCGATTTCGTCGGCAGGCCCTTCGTGCCCGAAAGCATGCTGTCGGCTCAGGCTGCGACCGACGCCGAAATCTGCGTCTTCCCCCGCGACCTGCTCGACCGCATGATATCGGAGACGCCGAAGCTGCAGCGCAGCCTGTACGATCAGGCGCTGAAGGAGCTGGATGCGGCGCGCGAATGGATGCTGACGCTCGGCCGGCGCACCGCCGAGGAGAAGGTCGCAAGCCTGCTCCACCTCATCGCCACCCACGCCGAACCGCAGACCGCCACGACCACCTCTTTCGACCTGCCGCTGTCCCGCGCCGAGATCGCCGATTTTCTCGGTCTGACCATTGAAACCGTCAGCCGCCAGTTGACCAAGCTGCGCAAGAGCGGTGTCATTCGCATCGAGAACTTTCGACATATCATCGTCCCCGACATGGATGAGTTGGAGCGGATGATCAGCGCATAGAACGGGATCAGCTGCCGAATTCGGGGTCAGCGCGTGATCACGACGCGGGTATTGGCGAGGCCAGCCTGTGCGCCAGCGAGAAGAACTGGGCGGCATTGTCGGAGTGCAGGCGAACGCAGGCATGCGAGGCCGGCCGGCCCAAGCGCTTAAGGTCGAAGGTGGCATGAACGGCGTAACCGCCGTAGGCGATCGAAATTGGCTGAATGGGTATCCTGCTGGTGAAATTTGCAGTACCGTTCACCAGATCGATCAGCCGTTAGATGACTGTCGCGCTACCACCTTGCCAACTACAAGGTGGTCTGAAACGTCGTTGGCCAACAGTCGCCGGCGAGGATTTCTGCCTGTTGGAGGATCTCCGCCTATTGATTGACGGCACCGACGTAGCCGACAGATTCTTTCGTCTCGACTGTCCATCCATCTGGACCGCGGAACTGTTCAGGGGTCAACGCTGCTACCTTTGTCACGACGTAGTGGAGGATTGTCGAGGGTAAGCGCATTCGCCATCATGCGCTTTTCCTCTCGCG
The Rhizobium lentis DNA segment above includes these coding regions:
- a CDS encoding Crp/Fnr family transcriptional regulator: MDVARSKVSDAGAPVACASCQARHGVVCGALWSGQLRELGRQSLRRTVDAGCEIIAQGSESSFYSNIMRGVVKLCKVMPDGRQQIVGLQFAPDFVGRPFVPESMLSAQAATDAEICVFPRDLLDRMISETPKLQRSLYDQALKELDAAREWMLTLGRRTAEEKVASLLHLIATHAEPQTATTTSFDLPLSRAEIADFLGLTIETVSRQLTKLRKSGVIRIENFRHIIVPDMDELERMISA